A window of the Labeo rohita strain BAU-BD-2019 chromosome 1, IGBB_LRoh.1.0, whole genome shotgun sequence genome harbors these coding sequences:
- the mogs gene encoding mannosyl-oligosaccharide glucosidase, translating to MGRRRKRVATGDGVPSPKKEEKTPAPPRKEKKKKTDIGKMFINISIGLCIFSLIWFFYALYMRSSLAKRVVTLHPSPRVLDANSSSPAVSPERYWGTYRPQVYFGMKTRSPRSVVTGLMWMRQFAEMDANLRHTCEQGDHLLGYGWLMHDGVSFGVQEVHDRDFTLTTEFVKRMGGDHGGDWTWRITAKQHSTASSAPVISLMFYAATDIQGSLQAHVEEKNRLSSVTGTSEELGNFKITFGKPTAGEGAIGKYARYNYLQTKSPGLDKLTDIVKNSLNHKFVFSPPKGEKRHYFAVDSYKVTNHQNQQKDPKMESDFVVHQVTVQTPFQIEVLFESGSFRERPDQLVGSVLTDELEKRKVAFDEKFESTFGLQAKGFTSSHIKFAMAALSNMLGGMGYFFGQSVVQSVYNEHPVLYPEGPLFTAVPSRSFFPRGFLWDEGFHQLLISKWDTQLTQEVIAHWLDLINVEGWIPREQILDDEARSKVPSEFIVQHNENANPPTLFLALQELLEQLDAQPELSSSQTMLPLLKRLYPRLQIWFEWFNTTQAGPLANSYRWRGRDKDTNLFLNPKTLTSGLDDYPRASHPSADERHVDLYCWMTLASGIMANVARILGEPHQVYENTHRTLSNNDLLNKLHWSENLHAFSDYGNHTQAVSLLQEKVFVPPGQPRHQFPVTRWVRSVRKAPKLQYVNALGYVSLFPFLLQILAPDSPKIEHILRDIQDPERLWTPYGLRSLSRSDPIYMKRNTEHDAPYWRGPIWININYLAVRALHHYGSIEGPYKEKAAILYQELRTNIINNVYKQYMETGYIWEQYNDSTGRGQGSHPFTGWSALTVLIMAEEY from the exons ATGGGTAGGCGGAGGAAGAGAGTTGCAACAGGTGATGGAGTACCTAGCCcaaaaaaggaggaaaaaactCCTGCTCCCCCACgcaaggagaagaagaagaaaactgaCATTGGGAAGATGTTTATCAATATATCCATCGGTTTGTGCATCTTCAGTCTCATCTGGTTTTTCTATGCCCTTTATATGCGCTCATCCTTGGCCAAGAGGGTTGTGACCTTGCACCCCTCTCCACGGGTCTTGGATGCTAATAGCTCAAGTCCTGCTGTGTCTCCCGAAAGATATTGGGGTACCTATCGGCCACAGGTGTACTTCGGGATGAAAACAAGAAGTCCCAGATCTGTTGTGACAG GCTTAATGTGGATGCGTCAGTTTGCTGAAATGGATGCAAATCTTAGGCACACTTGTGAGCAAGGGGACCATTTGCTGGGCTACGGATGGCTAATGCATGACGGAGTCTCTTTTGGAGTCCAGGAGGTCCATGACCGTGATTTTACCCTGACCACAGAGTTTGTGAAGCGTATGGGTGGAGATCATGGAGGAGACTGGACTTGGAGGATTACTGCAAAACAACAT AGCACTGCTTCCTCGGCTCCTGTGATTTCGCTCATGTTTTACGCTGCGACAGATATTCAAGGTTCTTTGCAGGCTCATGTAGAGGAGAAAAATCGCTTGAGCTCTGTGACTGGAACATCTGAGGAGCTTGGCAACTTCAAGATCACGTTTGGCAAGCCCACAGCAGGGGAAGGTGCTATTGGCAAATATGCCAG atATAACTACCTGCAAACTAAGAGCCCTGGCCTTGATAAGCTAACAGATATAGTGAAGAACAGCCTAAATCACAAGTTTGTTTTCAGTCCTCCCAAAGgcgaaaaaagacattattttgcCGTGGATTCTTACAAAGTCACCAACCACCAGAACCAACAGAAAGATCCCAAGATGGAGAGTGATTTTGTGGTGCATCAAGTAACCGTTCAAACCCCTTTCCAGATTGAAGTTTTGTTTGAATCCGGAAGCTTCCGGGAACGACCGGATCAACTTGTGGGCTCTGTTCTTACGGACGAGCTGGAGAAGCGTAAGGTGGCGTTTGATGAGAAGTTTGAGAGTACATTTGGCCTCCAAGCTAAAGGGTTCACATCTTCACATATCAAATTTGCTATGGCAGCTTTAAGCAACATGCTTGGTGGCATGGGATACTTCTTCGGACAGTCGGTTGTCCAGTCGGTTTATAATGAGCACCCTGTGCTTTACCCAGAGGGTCCGCTATTTACAGCAGTACCTTCTCGCTCTTTTTTTCCAAGGGGCTTTCTTTGGGACGAAGGATTTCATCAGCTCCTCATCAGCAAATGGGACACTCAGTTAACACAGGAGGTCATCGCACACTGGCTCGATCTTATCAACGTAGAGGGCTGGATCCCACGCGAACAAATCTTGGATGATGAAGCACGCAGCAAAGTACCGTCCGAGTTTATAGTGCAGCACAACGAAAACGCCAACCCGCCCACACTCTTCCTAGCCCTACAGGAGTTACTGGAACAGCTGGATGCTCAACCAGAGTTGTCATCCTCTCAAACCATGCTTCCTTTATTGAAAAGGTTGTACCCAAGACTGCAAATTTGGTTTGAATGGTTTAACACCACACAAGCTGGACCACTTGCCAACTCCTACCGCTGGCGAGGCCGGGACAAAGACACCAACCTTTTCCTAAATCCCAAAACCCTGACCTCTGGCCTGGATGACTACCCACGGGCTTCCCACCCATCTGCTGATGAGAGGCATGTGGACTTGTATTGCTGGATGACCCTGGCCTCTGGCATCATGGCAAATGTGGCACGAATACTTGGGGAACCCCACCAGGTGTATGAAAACACCCATCGTACTCTCAGTAATAATGATCTGTTAAACAAACTGCATTGGTCCGAGAATCTACACGCCTTCAGTGATTATGGAAATCACACCCAGGCAGTCTCACTTCTGCAGGAGAAAGTGTTCGTGCCTCCTGGACAACCACGGCACCAGTTCCCAGTTACGCGGTGGGTTCGCTCTGTTCGTAAAGCCCCTAAGCTGCAGTATGTGAATGCATTAGGCTATGTTAGCCTTTTTCCGTTCTTGCTACAAATTCTGGCACCGGACTCGCCAAAAATAGAGCATATTTTGCGGGACATTCAAGATCCCGAACGCCTTTGGACACCCTATGGTCTGCGCTCGCTCTCGCGCTCAGATCCCATCTACATGAAGAGGAACACGGAACACGATGCCCCGTACTGGCGTGGACCCATCTGGATCAACATCAACTACCTGGCAGTTAGAGCACTGCATCACTATGGCAGCATAGAAGGGCCATACAAAGAGAAGGCAGCTATCCTATATCAAGAGCTCAGGACTAACATCATCAATAATGTTTACAAGCAGTATATGGAGACTGGATACATCTGGGAACAGTATAATGATAGCACTGGAAGGGGGCAGGGTAGCCACCCCTTTACTGGCTGGTCGGCTCTGACTGTACTCATAATGGCTGAAgagtattaa